One Phyllopteryx taeniolatus isolate TA_2022b chromosome 3, UOR_Ptae_1.2, whole genome shotgun sequence genomic window, cagatatCATATTCACCTGAGAGGGATTTGTCGTTAGATAAATATTGGTTCTGAACTGTTCCAGATAAAATACGGTTGTGTGCCGTTGTACTGCATTTTTGTAGAGAATTGATGAGTTCTATAATTGCGATGTGATAGTGGTGGCATCTCTGGTATATCCCAACTGAAGACCCATTTACCAAATGCCACTGCCCACCACTGTGGAAAATTGTCTAATTGGATTGACTTGTATGAGCAGCACATCGCACTAGCGGTcagcacgtttgcctcacagttccgaggttcGAGTGGGTTTATCTCAGCtctggtcttcctgtgtggagtctgcattttctccaggtactcaagacttcctcccgcattccttGTAACAACACAGAATTTCATTGCAATAGCGGTTGCAACAGCGGTTTTAGTCTATTGAAAGCAGGCTAACAGTCCAAAATGCTACATTTAAATTTTCAGATTAATATGCAAATCCTATCAAACTGACTGTTGTCATTGCAAGTCTAGTCTATAATTAGGTGTCTTTGTCAGTTCTCTTTCCAGCCTTGAGCATTGCACATAAAGCCGAGCAGGAATCCCTCTTTTCCTCCTTGCCTGAATTTTGCACTGCAGCAgtgtcttttttctctttcGTTTTAAGAGCTTCAAGTAGGTCAAAGGCTTCGCTGCCGAACAgctggaaaagaaaaataaggtaACAATCAAACAGAAGTCAACCTTATCTATAATAAACGCACATTCAGTGACGACTGGCATTGTTACAACCATGGCTGTCTGAGCCCAACATTAAGAGAGGCTTAAACTATTTTCTTCTGCCTTATTCTATCTCCTTTGGCAGTGTAAAGTCGTACTGAGATTCACAATCCAACAGGAGAGAAGAGAGTTGTAAAATTGACACACAGACATGCAAGGGTCATTCGTAATGTAGCAAAGGAAACAGTATTATGTGACGTAGGGTGCTATGTGTTGAGTGGGActcagagagcgagagagagagaaaaggctGTTTTTCATCTTTTATATAAAAGGGCATTCAGGGTTGAAAAATAATGGTCTTGCCGTTTGCTAATGTGGTCTCAGTATTGAGTGCTCAACGCCAAAAAGCAGCACTGAATTGTATTCTAAAATAAGACAGACACATGTACAAACttacaaatgtttgtatttggGTCAAAAAGCTAAAATGAATGAGTGTGAGGAGATCAGTCTCCACGGCTTTAAGACCATGGTTTCTTACAAGGGTCGAGAAGTGATCAATGCACCCAATGTCAGAAATGTCTGTTATATGTCAACATAAATGCCCTTGCTGCAGTATTTATGACGAgaccatccaaaaaaaaaaaaaaagtcttcgcTATTGACATAGTTTAGCGATGTAGCTGTTATTGTACAATAGACCTGCTGGGAATTTTGTTTACTTTCAGTGGTGAATAGAAATTTGCCTGGGTTACGTCATACAACTTAGCCACATTCATCTACTTGCAAATTGCTCAAGAATGCAAGTCACATTCAGAATGAATTAATGGTCAATAGCGTTTAGCTGGTTTGAGTTCAAAGGTCATGAATGCTacaaaaagctgaaaaaagAGATTAGACCTATTTTAAGGAGAACCATAATTCTCTGCAACAGATATTCTAGATGTTAAGTAGTCACCGCAGTAAACAtaagattgttttttgttttgaataaaaagCTAGATAAATTGGTATTTATCACAGTCTTCaagtattaataaaataaattccataatacagtatacatgaGTAAGTAAGATGTTATGATGATGTAAGGATGTTCCGTTGCTCCTTTTCAAAGGAAAGATTTTGTGTTCGGCAGAACAGTGGAACTAGTGGTttgcacaactgcctcacagtttggatttggaatctcagctctggccaaGCTGTGTGGTggtcgcatgttctccccaatcTTGCATGGGCATCttctcacatttcaaaaacatggatAGTAGTTTTAACTttctgaagactctaaattgcccacggGTGTGAATCTGgctgtctttatgtgccctgcgattggctgggaaccaagATCACCTGGTATGGCTCCAgttacccacaaccctaatgagatatagaaaatggatatttttttaaattattaatgcTATTGGAGAGGTATTTCTTTGATATTGctcacatgtacagtacaccACTGCATACTACAAcaccaccaaaaacaaaaaaccttaaATTAATACCTATCTGATAATCAAAACTCTGTACGTAATACTGTATAATCTTAGTCAtgtcccaaaaataataatcatttgtaACCATAAAtgaagtactttttttgtgtacttCCACTCCttataaatgttttcaattttcaCAACTGTTGCGATAAGTCAATCATTCCGTTCAGTTCAGTTCTCACTGACATCAAGGCTCAACCACACATGAGCAGAGGCGGGCGATGTTGGTTTCAACACCACACAtgaattgattttatttgattttattgaccTGTGTTAACTCTGCAAAATCTTTACATGCAACATAGTGTGCAAACATACATGTTCCCAGTGCATGCACTACTCTATTTACAACAGAGATCAAGATTGGCAGAATGCTCTGAGAGCTGCCTGTTTTATTAAAGtaaacaatcaatcaaacatgATTTGTGTCGATCTCGTGATGACCTCGACGGCCGAAGcggcacaaaatagaaacatgTACAAGATGCTACTGGCAGGTCCTTTGCACACTGCCACAGGGAGGCCGAGATGTTGCGCAGAGACAACAAGACAGTGATGAACGACATGACTCTCTTAAATCTGCTACTGTTACCTGTTAAGAGCCATGTGATTATATGCTCATCAAATTAGTTTAGCAGTTTATTCAAATTATGCCATAGTCATGCAGAATATGGCCTCTTGTATATGAATAGGAAAGAGATGTAAACATTAATAGAATTGTGTCATTATTCTCACAAAGTATATGCCTATATGTACAGATACTGTATACATCTTGTACCACAATAAACGTCATGCATAGAATTTCTTGGTTTTGTACTTGGAATAACTTGCAAACAGCTGTATAAGTTGAGGTCATTCCACTTTGTAAGGTGTGCTTTGCTCGGTTTGCTGTGATTATTGATTACGCGCCAAAGCCATGAATTGGGAGGGAGTGGCAGAATAAGCCTGCATTGTGCAAATGTGTACGGTAAGAGTGGGCCACGACTGCCGCAGGCACATGAGAGTCACAAGCACAGTGCATGCAGGTAAGGCTGCACACTtatgaccaaaacaaaaacaaaacaaaacgacaacaacaacaaaaaacacttttcttcCCGACTCATTTGCTAAGGAGTGAACGCTCGTGCGCATTCAGTTTAAAACATAGAAAAGCTGTCAGTGTTAATTACCACAAACTTAAATTTCGCAgattaaacaacaacatataCACCTAATATTCATCTTCATGTGCTCTAATCAAAATCACAAATTAACATCAATCGGTGAAAGATCCAAATACTTATGAGGCATCTATAGATCATATTTCTATCCTATCCTAACCTGAGCAATGTATCAGTATGTAAacatttcttcatggttataTACATTATGTTCAGTATTGTCTTCCATGTCAGCGGTTTGGCATGCTCGTATAGTTCAAGTGTTATACTCGGGTGTGTGACATCATCACACCAGATCTCAAAAGGAATACGCAAGACATTGTGGCGAATGTTTAGGCATGAGTTCTCTGCTTTTAGAAGCCTCGGTAATGATTGTGAGCTCGGGTGCTACaacatattgcttttttttgtttgtttttttgttcaacgCCTATGAAGCAACAATGTCTCAGGCTCAACGTAACACTGTACAATTGTGCAACGGTTTGTCTCGAGTACATTAACAAAATCGCTGGCTAAGTCCACACAACCACAGGCGTTTTTCCCGAATCGACGGTATTTCATCTACATTGTACAGTCGGTCACTGAAAATGGACTTTTGCTCCACTGTCAGACCACGTGTAGGACTCCCCTTTTTGCTCGATTTTCCGTGCTTTCGCTTGGCTTAAGGACATATAGTTTGGGGCTGTAGCGGCACCTGTTTATTTGGCATGCGCTTGACTGCCAGCAAATGCGTTTTTGGGGGAACAAAGGCCACATGTGTGGACTgagattttcctttttttctttttaccctggagtttgtttttaataaatgaatagCCTTTATGTTAACcattgcacattatacataaaaagGTATATGGTTGCATGATCACAGCACCtaagtgaaaatggaaaaaaaatataattggtTTCCACTTTTCGGGTAAGATTGGAGTGCGTTTTCAGAAGATTCTTTTGTCCATTCCTCCCAAAAGAACATCTGCGAGGTCAGAGATGACTAATGTTTGACGTGAGAGAAAGCCTGATGGCTCGCTATCTCTGTTCCCAAAAGTGTTTGACGGGATTGAGGCTGGGGTTCTGTGCAAGTTATACCGCACAAAACCCATCCAACCATGTATTTATGGACTTTGCTGGAACAGAAAACTGCCTTTCCCAAACAGTTTGCACAAAGTTGGAAGTAAAGAATTGTCTAGAAGTTCTGGTAAGATGAGCATTTCAATTGAGGGAGATGTGATGCAAGAGATTTAGCCCAACTCCTGATCGATTCATTCATTGATTGAGAAGCGTGTCTGGATACTTTTGTCTATATAGTCGATGGCTCAGAGGCAGATTAAGTCAGCACAggtcaagaaaagaaaaggaaagaggAGGAGCCTTGAGAGCAGTGCCTCTGTCAGGTGGTGAAATAACGCATAATAAAACAAGGCAATATATAAAGGTGCACAGGAAGGAAAATGCAGATCAAGAGGCTGGGGGACGTTTTCGCTCATGCTGTGTGTGTAACAGGCGGTTAATCACTCGTGGTGTGATTGTCATTCATCAAGGTGTGCCAGCGCTCAATTCTCTTGTCTTTGTTCTTCAAACACTCATACCAGTGTTTTAGCCTCTCTCCTTTGGCAGTGATGCCCAGCTGACAGCCACCTGCAGGGGTGGGATTCAAGTGTGAGAGCTTGGCACCAATGTGACAGCGCAATTCTTCTTTGTCTATTTGATTTCATCGAGGCAATCCTGATCAAATAATATTTACCAATGTAGTCATTGGATTTCCCAATATCATAATCCCACACAGAGACATCTAAAGTCTTCTTAGCCAGTTCGCTGTGTTTAATATCAAAGCTGAATTCCTGAAAcggaatacaaacacacacacactcccattTAGTAGTCAaatcatatttgtgtttttaccgACAATTCTCTAACAAACCTCATTAAACTCTGGATTTAAAGTCCTTTTCTTGATCTGAGTTTTGCACTTGCCCTTCTTCCCCATGTCCGGTTTCAGAACTCTGTCAATCATAGACAGCAGGTTTGAGACACCTTTTTCTCATGTTAAATTCAAGCGCTTTTATTAATATCATGCTTTTTCAGAACGTTACAACTGTGGTAAATTGCAtaccaaaaaaatgtctttatgctagactgtacacacacaaaaaaaacccagaagaaataaacagaaaacaTCTACATCTAAATGTACAAGTATGCCcccatgttttatttaatttctccCTCAAACAATCTATTGTAATTGTGGAAGATAATGTTGTGATTTCATGCACCTCAAAGGACTTCATCCAATATTGATGCAATTTTCAAGAATGTCAAACAGGAATGCAGCTCGACTCATTGACGCATGTCCATATTTACGATGCATAGGCTTCGACTTACATTTTGACATAAGGGTCAGAATATCCATTGGCATCCATGGCAGCCAAATGAACACAGCGCACCACACCGACGAGGAGGCGGTTCAGCTGGGTGTTGTACATGAGGGAGATGAGAATGCGACCACGTTCCTCTACCTCTCCGCCATCTTTGGCAGACTAGAAAAGACAGCAAGAACAAAAAGGGCACATGTATAATGAGCTTTGTGACAAGCCTTTATGGGAATCGGTTGCGTTGAGTTATGCTCTCGAAATGAAGGCACACCTCATCTTCGTAGAGCGCAATGCCTCGAGCGCCACCGGCTGTCGCTGTTCTCTTTGTCTGTGAGGAAGACATCACATCAGCGGTCCAGGTATATTCAGGAGAAGAGAGAACGTAAGGTTGCAAATTATCTTATCGTCACCCACTGGAACAACTCTCTCCAGAAACACGTTAAAGTTTTTCTTCTGATTCATCTTCAGTTTCTTCAGCGCCACTCGGGTCTCGCCGATAAACTCATTGTGCCCAAATTTGTCCTCGTCACAGACAGACAGCCTGTGCCGGGACACCAAATAAGGAGGTGGCCATTGAGAACAGACCGGCGGTGTAATACGAATCCGGTTAACCTGAGTGAGACTACTTGCTGTTTCCACCTGAGGGTCTTGCGCTGCATGTCATCATCCGTCAGGCCGTGGTAGGTGAGGTTCTCATTCCACGCAGGGTTGCGGGTGTTCCTCAAGGTCTTTGTGCGCAGCTTTGTTGACTGTTAACGAAGAGGAAAGCAGGATAAGACACGAGAAAGCTGCAAGAGCTCACGCCGTTTGCGTTCATGTTTTAGCTCATTTTTCTGTGAAGTGCCTGCGTGCCAACTATAGCAGATATATTCATGACTTAATTTATTCTAGTGCCGCTTTCTGGATACGGCACCGTTTTCAATGATTTGATTTCTTCATAACCACAAGGTGTCAGGCTTGAGCTTACAGCAGGCCAGAAACCCAAAGTCATTGTCCCTCAATTTTGTGTTCATGTGGATAGACACTATCTGTGCATATTTTGAAAGAAATATAGCAAAGGTGttttcctgtttgtttgttttttaaaaaccttgcTAGCCCCTGGCAGCAGATGAAGCTTGACATAAGGATCGGCAAGTCCATTTGAATCCATAGGTTTCAAACCCTGGGGATAAAAAAGAAGAACTTGTGTCAAATCCAAAGAATGTTCATAATGACCTTTGAGGGGAATAGGTCGAGTTCCAactaaacaaactaaaaaaaggaaacaaataaaagagGGGGTGCGGTATTTCAAGTAACTTACTGAAACATGTTCAGCATTTATGCATTGTAACTCCTTCATGAACACACAAGGCAGTCTAAATCTGATGCGCTAACGCCTGGATCTGTTtttctgaacttcactgttaaATAACGGGTTTGTCAAACTACAAACATGCGTGGATTTGATCACATCGAAAGGAACTCtgcttaattaattaattattcaaaCGACGGCCATAAATTTGAGAGCAACTCTCCTTCGGTGCAAATATTAAATGAGGACAGTTGTACCTTTGCTTTGAGGATGCTGCAATGGAGGCTGTTGCTTTCCTGATCATACATCAGACTGAATTCCAGAGAGCCCAGAGTGGCTGAAAGAGACCGAGAGAAGACAGCACAcgtcattgtttattttatgcGTTTGGTGTCAGGTTTGCAATCACTAATCACAATACATACCCTGCGCTATAtgtgttttatccatccatccattttctgagccgcttctcctcacttgtcctggagcccatcccagccatcatcgggcaggaggcggggtacaccccgaactggttgccagccaatcgcagggcacatacaaacaaacaacctttcacacccacattcacacctacgggcaatttcgagttgtcaattaacctagcatgcatgtttttgggatgtgggaggaaaccggagtgcccggagaaaacccacgcaggcatggggagaacatgcaaactccacacaggcggggccggggattgaaccccaccgtgccgccacctatATGTGTTTTATTGCATGCTAAATGTTTTTAAGGCCCTCTGTTGCAAAGCCACTAGCCCTTTCGGGATAAGATAGAAATGATTAGTTTATTGACCTATTGACATGATAAGGGACCGCAGTGGCAGGGAGTGTGCTTTTGAATAATtcaagtaaaagtaccattttgCTTTTGGGTGcaactcaatatttaatttattgcatAGTGAATGATGGTGGAATTTCATTTGTAACAATGGTGGTACATAAAACACATGTATGATGGACACCATGTATGATTATGAGTTTAGTATTTTACAGTCTCCTTGAGTACGTATTTCCCTGTTTTGCTACCTTGTGGTGCTTATTTCAGTTGTCAAGCTACACTGCGAAATTGGTGCTGCCAGAGAAATAACTTTTCCAGAATTACTACGATGAAACTGTTCCCATATAGTCTCCAATATGAATTCCCATTACAATGGGCTCAAGGCAGTTTGTTTGTACTTCCAAACAGCAAtgtgaaatcaagtaatcaagtGAGTGAGTTTATCTGAAATGACTGTCTCCCTGGTGAAGCAAAACATGTCATTCAGTGTTTTCCCACTGAATAGAGGAAGCACGTGATGTACTCACTGGCTTCATCAGAGTCATAGTCATTGGCCTCCTCTTCATCCCCCGCTGGCGGAGGTTGATGTCGGGCAGGAGGAGCACTGGAAGCAGCAGGCTGCCTTCTGTCCTCTCGTATAGCAGGAGGCGCTCTCTGCTCTGAAGGGATCGCACCAGAAGTGTAAGCGCCTCCATCGCGTCCTACCTGACCTACAAACATACATGCGGAACATAGATTTTGGTTCAAATTGAGCACCATTAATATGGGCGTGCATAGGACAAGGGGGCCCAGCTGCCCCTCACCCTGTGGAGCCATAGAAGGCGTCACAACGGGCTGCGGTCTGGAGCTTTGAACGGGCACCGTCCTCTTCATCACCACCGGGCTTCCCTGCTCTGCCTCTTCAGGGCCAGCACTCCCCGTGGCCGTGCGCACAACTGACGGCTTCGGGGCCACAGGTGGGTAGCCGGCACGGCCCTTGAGCTCTGCTCCTAAAAATAAGCATAATACAGTAAACGCACACCATTCACCAGGGAGACGTGCATATTCGCACTTCAGGCTCTCTCTCCAGCAGAATATGTAATAACTCCCAAGTCTCTCTGGATACTTTTGATGTTGCTGCTTTTTGTTCAAAGGCATTGACCTACATTCACTACAACAAGCTGCAGCAGtcaactacagtacatacatgcAACCGCTGTATAGTCTCTAGCTTTTCTGTTATCGGGAAGTCATGTGCATTCGCACTGAGCAGCACTTCGCTGGGTGAAAATGCATCGAGGTGTCAAAATCGTTAAAGCGATAAATGGGAAACGGTAACCCAAATAACCGCTGACCACACAACATGTAGCGGAACATGTAGAAGAAGCTACTGCAGAAACGTCCACTTGCTGTACGTCGCCAACACGAAAGGGATGTTACAGTTTGAACGAATTCACCGAAATTGGACGACGGGCAAATGGTAAAAGGTTGCCTGGTTGAACGTTTTCTGCAAATATAAATTGGATTATTCGGTCAGCATTTGGCCCGAACAAAATTTCAAGCATGAGTCCTTCCTGCCGTGTATAAGTTgctcaaaaatgaaaagaacaaatccatcttgcaagaaacatgaaatagACATACTTCATTCGCTTTTAGTGGACCTCCCCgccctcgagtttgacacctctgatgAAGAGGATTTTTTTGGTACAGTTTGTACTCCTGAGTGGCAAGCAGCATTTAAACCAGGGGGTCACCTACATGGTTACCCACGGGCACCACGTCGCCCCTATGGACCGCATAAGTAGCCCGAAGGCCTGTTGTAAGATAGCTCACAAGttatgggacattgtgattttctaggaAAGTTGTAGAACAGAAAGGTATCATACTCTATGTTCAAATCTTAAAGAGCACTGACAGTCACTTGAACTTGTGCTGGAAATTGAGATTCACGTCAAGTCGACGTGGCCCAACATCTTTCCAGCACCGTATTGAAATTGTCATCAATATTTAAGGCAGTTTGGAAGTCTAAAGCCTCCCTGGACCGCAAAGCGAATCAAGTTCATTACAAACATTATAGTCATTAGCCTCATCTGTGAttagaacaaaacaaaatggcaaatattataaatataaatttgcTACGGTTCACGTCCAGTGGTATTATTTCAGACAATAATCATGAAAAAGGTCGCGTGTCAAGTAATTTCCCAAACAGGATTAATACAGAGAACATGAAGTAAGATGAGACACGCAATCGGTGTGCGACACCTGGTTGTCGGGTGCTATGACCTGAGAGAGAAAATGTGGACTTGCAATATGCGTTGCAGGATCTCCAAGTAGCTGAAAATGAATAATGCCCTCAAGAGACTCAAATCACAGAATAAGTTAACATGGGGCTGCTGCACGCACCAGCTTGTTGAGGCGCCGTTGCCTCCTGCCTGGGTTTGGAGGCAGCTTCCTGGGCACGTTGGTCTTTCGGTTTGGATAATGGCATGGGCGCAGGAAGGAATTGTTTGGGAAATCCTTTAAAGAACCAGGCACCAGACCTTTTCCACACCTGAGAAAGTACAATACACATTATGGGTGTGCTTGTAGGAAGTTCTTCATTTCCCAGCACGAAGCACTCACTTCTCGCTGTTCTCTGCAGATCTTGCACAGCCACACAGCACGGGGCCGGCTATTGCACTGGGTACCGCACTTAGTACACATGTTCTAGACAACGAGGAAACAGAAATGTCCGACTGCTCGCCGTTTAAAGCGTTATTACAAATGAATTATGTGACGGTGAAATGTTGACTTGAATCAAACAGAGCAGAACAAAGTTTTGCTCCAAGGGACTGGAGTCAAAATTTCCCATTTGAGTGTAGATATTGCGAGACAAGCAGTAAGCAATATCATTGCTGCAATGAtgttgttccaatactttttaaGCGTCCAATGAGGTCGCTCTGGTGCCATCTGAGGATTTCTATGGTGTGCATTGCTTGAAATTGAGTAACATAGcgttgcagcagcagcagcagcatctctCAGCATTAACATGAAACCGCAGCACACCAATTTCGAGTTATTTCAGCTCTCACCTTTTTGCAGTCCTCGCACACCACCGAGCTGACCCCAGGTGTGCCCAGCTGCTCCCCACACAGCACACATCGAGACAGTCCATCACCACACACGGTCTTCTTCATGTCATCCAGGCGGTTTATTAAGCGCCTGCAGAAGCACACCTGACTTAACTGGCACCTCATTTCAAATGACTTACAGTGAAAGTTCAACGATCACAAATGGTATTGACGCCATTTCCATACACCGGCTAGTTTCAGTGTCTTACCCAATCCTCTCTTGCTCCATGGCTTCCATTTTCTCAGCTCGTGCAATCACACCGTttatcatttctttttcttcatctgtCAGGTCCGGAGCAGAACCGGGGCCGGGGCCCGGCTGCACGGTCCAATCGCCCCTGTCAGGCAAGCAGCAGATAATGTTGTCATTTAAATGAAACCAATCACACATTTGTGTGTAAAAAGGAACCGAACACACGTGCATATAGAATATACAAACGCTGCATGTGTAAAGTAAATATAGGCTTCTCATATTAGTCTACAAACCAACAACCCATTGTGTTGCCTTCTCTACAGTTTGAgggcagaaaaaaataacagtgacGCACGGGGGAGATGAGACAGATATGCAGGTGTTATCTACTTACTGTTCTTTATCACTGTGCCACAGATCACACATCAGAGGGATGCAGGTGCAAACAAGCGATTAGTCTTTGGCGATTGTACAGCCGAATGACAACAACGTGTGCCGATAATGCTGCTCACCTAGCGTGCATGGTTCTTTGCCCGTCGTTGGGCACCCAGCGATCCGAGCTGCTGCTCAACACCGTGTCAGTCATGGCACCGCTAAAACATTCTACAAGACAGATGAATGCAACGTGAAAGTCCAACAAGATTGAAATTGTGTCACGAAAAGTTAAGACTCCGTTATCTCCAATTAGTGGAAATTCATAGTGTGTGAGGGGAGGGGGCATGGGGGTGGGGTGATAAGTATAGTCAAGAGTCATTAAAAGAATAATTAGGCCTGATTTAAATCCTCTAGTATGCACATTTAgctatttcattgtttttatctCATGCAGCACCAACTTAACTGCAACTACAGGTTGCTCAGTCATCAGAGAGGACATTTGGTCTAAATGGGCCAGAACAGTGCAAAGCTCTAATTGGCAACCCAGCAGATACATTTAATTGCTGCAGATTGAGTCCAAACTGAATAATTGAGGATCTCACATTCATGACCACCACGATGGACATAAATCAATGATCCAGCATATCATCGCTTTTCCATTCATCTGCTGCCTTCAAATAAATCCACGGGCCTGAAATAGGAATCAAATATCCGCTAGAAGACCAACTGCAAGATGAGCACATTTCCAGGTTTCATATTTACTCTCCGGTCAACTCTCGTCTTTTCCTATTTAATCAGTTGCATACGGGGTGTTCAAAGTCCAGTCCGGGGAACGTTTGCAGTACGCAGCTCATTTTTTTTAGTGACTGGTGGCACATTCTAAAATTCAACTAAAAAAACGGCTTGTGTCAGAACATTACGAAGGAGGAGTAgagacactgaaaaaaaaaaaaaaaaaaaaaagatatgagagtttttattttatgagaaacTCTTGTCACCTGTAAGCTGAAATGTAATGTTCttctttaaatacatttaattgtttGACCCTACACTGATTGGATTGGTTTgaacatttttgatgaacaataaaaatgtgGCCCCCCCGCATCCTTCACTTTGTCTGTATGGACACCCATGCGTTACATGGGTgcatcaaaacaaataaatacacattttaatggcACTCACTACATTGATAAGAAATTAAGTATAGGAAAGGGAACAAGATTTGGGAAATAACTGTGAACTGGTTGGCTCAGCTAGAGTGCTACATATAGTAGATAGCAAAcagtattcattattttaacaCCTTTTAGGTTAAACTGTGAAGACTTGCGGTTTGTTCACCAACACGAGATAGAGAAACAGATGGTTGACTTTAGCAGTGGAAACACAAGAGGATGGTGCGAGTCTGGAGCTTGGACAATGACGATTGGAACACATCAGTTGCTCTTTACATCCAATTCAACATTCACCATAAACATATGGCGGTCATGGTGTCAACCCTCATTTTACCATTCACCATTTTACAACTTGGTGGGAACACTTTGGAGAGGACCCTTTTGTGTTCCAACGTGATTGCCTGTTTTGGGTTTTCTGTGATTGAACCTGAATCCCATCatacacctttgggatgaactaaaACAGTTATATTTTGAGCTTGGCCCTCTGGTCCAGtcagtgacctctgacctcttCACCCACAATTACATTTGGCTGTTCTGGACAACATTGACATCAAAGTATT contains:
- the LOC133475558 gene encoding rabphilin-3A-like isoform X1 yields the protein MTDTVLSSSSDRWVPNDGQRTMHASDKEQGDWTVQPGPGPGSAPDLTDEEKEMINGVIARAEKMEAMEQERIGRLINRLDDMKKTVCGDGLSRCVLCGEQLGTPGVSSVVCEDCKKNMCTKCGTQCNSRPRAVWLCKICREQREVWKRSGAWFFKGFPKQFLPAPMPLSKPKDQRAQEAASKPRQEATAPQQAGAELKGRAGYPPVAPKPSVVRTATGSAGPEEAEQGSPVVMKRTVPVQSSRPQPVVTPSMAPQGQVGRDGGAYTSGAIPSEQRAPPAIREDRRQPAASSAPPARHQPPPAGDEEEANDYDSDEATTLGSLEFSLMYDQESNSLHCSILKAKGLKPMDSNGLADPYVKLHLLPGASKSTKLRTKTLRNTRNPAWNENLTYHGLTDDDMQRKTLRLSVCDEDKFGHNEFIGETRVALKKLKMNQKKNFNVFLERVVPTKRTATAGGARGIALYEDESAKDGGEVEERGRILISLMYNTQLNRLLVGVVRCVHLAAMDANGYSDPYVKIVLKPDMGKKGKCKTQIKKRTLNPEFNEEFSFDIKHSELAKKTLDVSVWDYDIGKSNDYIGGCQLGITAKGERLKHWYECLKNKDKRIERWHTLMNDNHTTSD
- the LOC133475558 gene encoding rabphilin-3A-like isoform X2; translated protein: MTDTVLSSSSDRWVPNDGQRTMHARGDWTVQPGPGPGSAPDLTDEEKEMINGVIARAEKMEAMEQERIGRLINRLDDMKKTVCGDGLSRCVLCGEQLGTPGVSSVVCEDCKKNMCTKCGTQCNSRPRAVWLCKICREQREVWKRSGAWFFKGFPKQFLPAPMPLSKPKDQRAQEAASKPRQEATAPQQAGAELKGRAGYPPVAPKPSVVRTATGSAGPEEAEQGSPVVMKRTVPVQSSRPQPVVTPSMAPQGQVGRDGGAYTSGAIPSEQRAPPAIREDRRQPAASSAPPARHQPPPAGDEEEANDYDSDEATTLGSLEFSLMYDQESNSLHCSILKAKGLKPMDSNGLADPYVKLHLLPGASKSTKLRTKTLRNTRNPAWNENLTYHGLTDDDMQRKTLRLSVCDEDKFGHNEFIGETRVALKKLKMNQKKNFNVFLERVVPTKRTATAGGARGIALYEDESAKDGGEVEERGRILISLMYNTQLNRLLVGVVRCVHLAAMDANGYSDPYVKIVLKPDMGKKGKCKTQIKKRTLNPEFNEEFSFDIKHSELAKKTLDVSVWDYDIGKSNDYIGGCQLGITAKGERLKHWYECLKNKDKRIERWHTLMNDNHTTSD